The Desulfosporosinus acidiphilus SJ4 genome has a window encoding:
- a CDS encoding hydrogenase iron-sulfur subunit, with protein MFMEERQVNVSDTDNKAYQPKIAAFLCNWCSYAGADLAGVSRFQYPATIRTIRVPCSGRINPLYLLKAMANGADGVLVSGCHPGDCHYISGNFVARRKFALIKSLLKHVGLEEDRVSFSWVSAAEGVRFSEVVKGVTERVAALGPNNGVFKVKDGGGTDE; from the coding sequence ATGTTTATGGAAGAACGTCAAGTAAACGTATCTGATACGGACAATAAAGCTTACCAACCTAAGATTGCCGCCTTTTTATGCAACTGGTGCAGTTATGCCGGCGCTGATCTTGCCGGTGTCAGCCGCTTTCAATATCCAGCGACAATCAGAACTATTCGAGTCCCATGTTCAGGAAGAATCAATCCCTTATATCTCTTAAAAGCTATGGCTAACGGAGCCGATGGAGTCCTTGTTTCCGGATGCCACCCTGGTGACTGCCACTATATCAGCGGTAATTTCGTCGCTCGCCGGAAATTTGCTCTGATCAAGTCCCTTTTAAAACATGTTGGCTTAGAAGAAGACCGGGTCAGTTTCTCTTGGGTATCTGCCGCAGAGGGTGTTCGATTCTCCGAAGTGGTGAAAGGGGTTACGGAACGTGTCGCAGCCCTGGGACCTAATAACGGTGTATTTAAAGTAAAGGACGGGGGTGGAACGGATGAGTAG
- a CDS encoding (Fe-S)-binding protein: MAEPIRVKSLDPTLRDEVAEMLKGYDFSNCLTCGMCTAGCKYSDIWEDNDPRKFIRKVALGLREEVENDPFVWNCNMCERCTVECPMGVNIAAITRAFRGKTPVPPGHLQIIADDHIRTGNQMAVEQIDYDETLEWLEEELQNELKDPSYKIPIDVPNADFMFGFNAREVKHYPNELQTILHIFAVAKVNYTLSSKRWDATNICLFTGKNDEFQEISRPLFEEVERLNAKELIVTECGHAFRSCRMFKRSFWKGKDFPVRHIVELYADLIKEGRLKLDKTKNPLPVTMHDPCNTVRKEGVYEPQRYVIKNVVMDYREMNPDGKYNICCGAGGGALAVASTRAQRMEKAKPKVKQLIDSGAKIGCIPCHNCIDQFNDMNKFYKLGMKMYHLSHLIENALVTDEEQEAETGDKSQ, from the coding sequence ATGGCAGAACCCATTAGAGTTAAAAGTTTAGATCCGACCCTGCGCGATGAAGTCGCTGAAATGTTAAAAGGCTATGATTTCTCGAATTGTCTCACCTGCGGAATGTGTACTGCTGGATGCAAGTATAGTGATATTTGGGAGGATAACGATCCTCGTAAATTCATACGTAAAGTAGCCCTAGGTCTTCGGGAAGAGGTCGAAAACGACCCCTTTGTCTGGAATTGCAATATGTGTGAACGCTGCACCGTTGAATGCCCTATGGGTGTGAATATAGCTGCGATTACCCGGGCTTTCCGCGGAAAAACTCCTGTTCCTCCAGGTCATCTGCAAATTATTGCTGATGACCATATCAGAACAGGAAATCAAATGGCTGTTGAGCAAATTGACTACGATGAGACTTTAGAATGGCTTGAAGAAGAGCTTCAAAACGAACTGAAAGATCCCAGCTATAAAATTCCTATTGATGTACCTAATGCAGATTTTATGTTTGGATTTAATGCGCGTGAGGTAAAACACTATCCAAATGAACTCCAAACGATCTTGCATATCTTTGCGGTTGCCAAAGTTAATTATACTCTTAGCAGCAAGCGCTGGGATGCTACAAATATTTGTCTTTTCACCGGAAAGAACGATGAATTCCAGGAAATTTCCCGTCCCCTCTTTGAAGAAGTTGAGCGCTTGAATGCTAAAGAACTCATTGTCACAGAATGCGGTCACGCCTTCCGTTCCTGCAGGATGTTTAAGCGTTCTTTTTGGAAAGGCAAAGATTTTCCTGTCCGCCACATTGTTGAACTTTATGCGGATTTAATTAAGGAAGGGCGACTTAAACTCGATAAGACTAAGAATCCTCTTCCGGTAACTATGCACGACCCTTGTAACACTGTACGTAAAGAAGGAGTTTATGAACCTCAACGTTATGTAATCAAGAATGTCGTCATGGATTATCGCGAAATGAATCCTGATGGTAAATACAATATTTGTTGCGGAGCCGGCGGTGGTGCTCTTGCTGTTGCCTCGACCAGAGCACAACGTATGGAAAAGGCAAAACCTAAAGTTAAACAACTGATAGATTCCGGAGCAAAAATAGGTTGCATTCCATGTCATAATTGCATTGACCAATTTAATGACATGAATAAGTTCTATAAACTTGGAATGAAAATGTATCACCTTAGCCATCTCATAGAGAATGCCTTAGTGACTGATGAGGAACAAGAGGCAGAAACTGGAGATAAATCACAGTAG
- a CDS encoding pyridoxal-phosphate-dependent aminotransferase family protein has protein sequence MPNKEMLLIPGPTPVVDEIYDALSSETYAHTDPRFVKIFKNSLEQTKKLFNTDGEVFVIAGSGTLAMEIAIINTVAPGEKLLVISHGYFGDRFIPLAKAFGIQVETIQAEWGEHVRKEVIEDKLASGDFKAVTVTHVDTSTGIMANLEELVPVVKKSGALFILDGVCAAAAIDEDMQKTYGDPSYTIDVVLTGSQKAIGVPPGLAIVAFGSKALAAREAIPSVPGYYTDIKNWLPIMQDPGKYYATPPVNMIYAFNKGMEIVMAEGLSERYQRHAALGKAVRAGLKVYGMKPLAPEAIAAPTLSCVLYPEGVNDAKFRSRLAEKGMVIAGALASLSGKAFRIGHMGNATESMFKKALELIGETLKEMGHEANVEEAVAEFTKVYHTR, from the coding sequence ATGCCAAATAAGGAAATGCTTCTTATCCCCGGGCCTACACCCGTTGTGGATGAAATTTACGATGCCTTGTCCAGTGAAACCTATGCACACACTGATCCGCGCTTCGTTAAGATTTTCAAGAATAGTTTAGAACAAACTAAAAAATTATTTAACACTGACGGTGAAGTATTTGTGATTGCCGGTTCCGGCACACTTGCGATGGAAATAGCGATTATTAATACTGTTGCTCCAGGGGAAAAACTGCTGGTTATTAGCCACGGTTATTTTGGAGACCGTTTCATTCCGTTAGCTAAAGCCTTTGGGATTCAAGTTGAGACTATCCAAGCAGAATGGGGAGAGCATGTTCGCAAAGAAGTTATAGAAGATAAATTGGCTTCCGGAGATTTTAAAGCCGTAACCGTTACTCATGTTGACACCTCGACAGGAATTATGGCAAATCTTGAAGAGTTAGTTCCCGTTGTTAAGAAATCAGGAGCTCTCTTTATTCTTGATGGAGTCTGTGCAGCAGCAGCAATTGATGAAGATATGCAGAAAACTTACGGAGATCCATCTTACACTATCGATGTTGTCTTAACTGGATCACAAAAAGCGATCGGGGTACCACCGGGTCTGGCAATTGTTGCGTTTGGATCAAAAGCCTTAGCAGCTCGCGAAGCTATACCCTCGGTCCCTGGCTATTACACTGATATTAAAAATTGGCTTCCTATTATGCAAGATCCCGGAAAATATTATGCGACTCCACCTGTCAACATGATCTATGCCTTTAACAAAGGGATGGAAATTGTCATGGCCGAAGGATTATCTGAACGCTATCAACGCCATGCCGCCTTAGGTAAAGCTGTAAGAGCCGGCTTAAAAGTATATGGCATGAAACCTTTAGCTCCTGAAGCAATTGCTGCTCCGACCCTGAGTTGTGTTCTTTATCCTGAAGGTGTAAACGATGCAAAATTTCGGTCACGTCTGGCGGAAAAAGGTATGGTTATTGCCGGGGCTTTAGCTTCCTTATCTGGTAAAGCATTTCGGATTGGTCACATGGGCAACGCTACCGAAAGTATGTTTAAAAAAGCCTTAGAACTCATTGGAGAAACCCTAAAAGAAATGGGACATGAAGCGAATGTTGAAGAGGCAGTAGCTGAGTTTACAAAGGTTTACCATACTCGCTAA
- a CDS encoding FAD-dependent oxidoreductase, whose product MSQNKIGAVMIVGAGIAGIQSALDLAESGYLVHLVEESSAIGGTMPMLDKTFPTNDCSMCILSPKLVECGRHLNIRIYTNSQVIKTEGEAGNFKVTIRQQPRFVDVDKCTGCGSCAEVCPVKVDDEFNQGIGKRKAIFKQYSQAFPNAYAIDPKKCLFQTTGKAKGKDICKKCLKACQAGAINHDMEGEDIEIEVGSMILNPGFKVFDASALEYYGYGKIKSVVTSLEFERLLSASGPFDGHLVRPFDKKEPQRIAWIQCVGSRNAKINKNYCSGVCCMYAIKEAVIAKEHSHIPVDTTIFFMDMRTPGKDFEKYYNNAKDNQGVRFIRSRIYEVTEAEDGSGDSVIRYSNEDGQISTEQFDLVVLSVGLEPGESSKALAETLDLKVNKFGFAELEPLSGVNTSREGIFAAGAFSGPRDIPETVMQASAAAGAASALLSQERGTLVSEKEYPPEKEVAGDVIRTGVFICHCGVNIGSVVNVPEVVEYAKTLPTVVVATEKIYACSQDAQASMKEMIEEYKLNRVVVSSCSPRTHEPLFQETLKEAGLNAHLFDMANIRDQCSWVHMNEPEKATEKAKDLTRLAIVRATMQQPVQPVFMEMNHDALVVGGGVAGMTSALSLADQGYVVHLVEKAPELGGIAKRFSTGFRGEDIKAFLAGLIDRVSSHPKITLHLGKEIQEVGGFLGNFTTTLKDGEQIRHGVAVIAIGGQEYQPKEYFYGQDPRVMTQIQMDEALVRHDDLVSKAQNFVFIQCVGSRCEENPYCSRTCCTKSVKLALKVKAKNPKANVFVLYRDMRTYSYFEEDYELARRSGILFVRYSENEKPVVTKEGETLVVTVRDHVLDRPIEIEADVICLAAAIKAPEDGKKLSKWFKVPLNNEGFFLEAHMKLRPVDFSTDGVYMAGIAHSPKNMEEVIAQAKAAAGRAGVALSKEQVESAGLTAFVNKRKCTACGTCEAICSAKAVAVDLENRVAVVNDALCKGCGACASSCRCGAINLRGCTNEQIVEMLNFF is encoded by the coding sequence ATGAGTCAAAATAAAATCGGTGCTGTAATGATTGTAGGCGCAGGAATTGCCGGTATTCAATCTGCACTTGATTTGGCAGAGTCGGGGTACTTGGTCCATTTGGTAGAAGAATCGTCAGCCATTGGCGGAACCATGCCAATGTTAGATAAGACATTCCCTACTAATGATTGCTCTATGTGTATTTTGTCTCCAAAGCTGGTAGAGTGCGGACGCCATCTTAACATTCGCATTTATACAAATTCCCAGGTTATAAAAACCGAAGGGGAAGCTGGGAATTTTAAAGTTACTATTCGACAGCAGCCGCGCTTTGTCGATGTTGATAAATGCACAGGCTGTGGATCATGCGCAGAAGTATGCCCGGTTAAAGTTGATGATGAGTTCAATCAAGGAATCGGTAAACGTAAAGCGATCTTTAAACAGTATTCACAGGCGTTTCCTAACGCCTATGCAATTGATCCTAAAAAATGCCTCTTCCAAACCACCGGAAAGGCCAAAGGCAAGGACATTTGCAAAAAGTGTCTGAAAGCCTGCCAAGCCGGTGCTATTAATCATGATATGGAAGGCGAAGATATCGAAATTGAAGTTGGTTCGATGATCTTGAACCCTGGTTTCAAAGTATTTGATGCGTCTGCCTTGGAGTATTATGGGTATGGCAAAATCAAAAGCGTTGTTACCAGCTTGGAATTCGAGCGTCTCTTAAGTGCTTCCGGCCCCTTCGATGGTCATTTAGTTCGTCCCTTCGATAAGAAAGAGCCGCAAAGAATTGCTTGGATTCAGTGCGTTGGCTCCAGAAATGCAAAAATCAACAAAAATTATTGCTCCGGCGTTTGCTGTATGTACGCTATTAAAGAAGCAGTCATTGCCAAAGAGCATAGTCATATTCCCGTGGATACTACGATTTTCTTTATGGATATGAGAACTCCGGGCAAAGATTTTGAGAAATATTACAACAATGCTAAGGATAATCAAGGAGTCCGCTTTATCCGTTCTCGTATCTATGAGGTTACAGAGGCTGAAGACGGCTCAGGAGATTCCGTCATTCGCTATTCCAATGAGGATGGCCAAATCTCCACCGAGCAATTCGATCTTGTCGTTCTTTCCGTTGGCTTAGAGCCTGGGGAAAGTTCCAAAGCTTTAGCCGAGACCTTAGATTTAAAAGTCAATAAATTTGGCTTTGCCGAGTTGGAACCTCTCAGCGGTGTTAACACTTCCCGAGAAGGTATTTTTGCCGCGGGTGCTTTCAGCGGCCCTCGTGATATCCCGGAAACAGTCATGCAGGCCAGTGCCGCCGCCGGTGCAGCTTCCGCTTTATTATCCCAAGAGCGGGGAACTCTGGTCAGCGAGAAAGAATATCCGCCGGAAAAAGAAGTCGCCGGAGATGTTATTCGTACAGGAGTTTTCATCTGTCATTGCGGCGTTAACATTGGCAGTGTCGTTAATGTACCGGAAGTCGTGGAATATGCTAAAACTCTGCCTACCGTTGTCGTAGCCACAGAAAAAATCTATGCTTGTTCCCAGGATGCTCAAGCTTCTATGAAGGAAATGATCGAAGAATATAAACTTAACAGAGTTGTAGTTTCTTCCTGCAGCCCCCGAACTCACGAACCACTCTTCCAAGAAACACTAAAAGAAGCCGGTTTGAATGCTCATTTATTTGATATGGCCAATATCCGCGACCAATGTTCCTGGGTACACATGAACGAGCCGGAAAAAGCCACTGAAAAGGCTAAAGACCTAACCCGCCTGGCTATTGTTCGAGCCACAATGCAGCAACCTGTTCAGCCGGTATTTATGGAGATGAACCATGACGCTTTAGTAGTTGGCGGCGGAGTTGCCGGTATGACTAGTGCTTTATCCTTAGCCGATCAAGGATATGTTGTTCATTTAGTTGAAAAAGCTCCGGAACTTGGAGGTATTGCCAAACGCTTCTCCACCGGTTTCCGAGGAGAAGATATCAAGGCTTTCCTGGCAGGATTAATCGACCGCGTCAGCAGTCATCCCAAAATCACCCTGCATCTAGGTAAGGAAATTCAAGAGGTTGGTGGTTTCTTAGGAAACTTTACAACGACCCTGAAGGATGGAGAACAAATCCGCCATGGGGTTGCCGTCATTGCTATCGGCGGCCAAGAATATCAGCCTAAAGAATATTTCTACGGTCAAGATCCCCGTGTCATGACTCAGATCCAAATGGATGAAGCCTTAGTACGGCACGATGACCTAGTGTCTAAAGCTCAAAATTTTGTATTCATTCAATGTGTCGGTTCCCGTTGCGAAGAAAACCCTTATTGCAGCCGCACGTGTTGTACTAAATCCGTTAAACTGGCCTTAAAAGTTAAAGCTAAGAATCCTAAAGCTAATGTCTTTGTTCTGTATCGCGATATGAGAACTTACAGCTATTTCGAAGAGGACTATGAGCTGGCTCGCAGAAGCGGAATTCTTTTCGTTCGCTACAGTGAAAATGAAAAACCTGTAGTTACTAAAGAAGGAGAAACTCTTGTGGTCACTGTCAGGGATCACGTCTTAGATCGTCCTATTGAAATTGAAGCTGACGTCATCTGCCTTGCGGCTGCTATTAAAGCACCGGAAGACGGCAAAAAACTCTCCAAGTGGTTCAAAGTACCCCTTAATAATGAAGGATTCTTCTTAGAAGCTCATATGAAATTAAGACCTGTTGATTTCAGTACTGACGGTGTCTATATGGCAGGTATTGCTCATAGCCCTAAAAATATGGAAGAGGTTATCGCCCAGGCTAAAGCAGCGGCCGGTCGTGCCGGCGTGGCTTTATCTAAGGAACAAGTTGAATCCGCCGGTTTAACTGCCTTTGTTAACAAACGCAAGTGTACGGCCTGCGGAACCTGCGAAGCTATATGTTCGGCTAAGGCTGTTGCCGTGGATTTAGAAAACCGGGTAGCCGTCGTGAACGATGCACTGTGTAAAGGTTGTGGAGCATGTGCTTCCAGTTGCCGCTGCGGTGCCATCAATCTTAGAGGATGTACAAACGAACAAATCGTGGAAATGTTAAACTTCTTCTAA
- a CDS encoding FAD/NAD(P)-binding protein yields the protein MQQNPYLPITMRLAKNLVETEDRNINTFTLEYLNKQDEENFKYMPGQFAELSAFGYGEAPFGIATSPTEPGVLKFSVAKVGCVSNALHLMEEGTMVGVRGPMGNYYPVEEFKGKNLVIIGGGFAFTTLRSLAVYMLDEKHRGDYGDITVIYGARNPGLLLYKDELAEWDKNPNINLVTTIDRPAEGWTKHVGFIPSITEQIAPSSVNTYAVVCGPPAMIKFTLPVLEKLNFPPERIYTSLEMRMKCGLGICGRCNIGTEYVCKDGPVFSMAQLKELPSEY from the coding sequence ATGCAACAGAATCCTTATCTCCCGATAACAATGAGGCTCGCTAAAAATTTAGTTGAGACCGAAGATCGAAATATTAATACCTTTACTCTGGAATACCTCAATAAACAAGATGAAGAAAACTTCAAATATATGCCGGGACAATTTGCCGAACTTAGTGCTTTTGGTTACGGCGAAGCTCCCTTTGGAATCGCCACATCACCTACGGAACCCGGTGTTCTCAAGTTTTCTGTAGCTAAAGTAGGCTGCGTATCCAATGCCCTCCATCTGATGGAAGAGGGCACCATGGTGGGAGTCCGGGGTCCCATGGGCAACTATTATCCCGTGGAAGAATTTAAGGGAAAAAACCTTGTCATCATCGGTGGAGGATTTGCCTTTACGACGCTTCGCTCGTTGGCAGTCTATATGTTGGATGAAAAGCACCGCGGCGACTATGGAGACATCACAGTAATTTACGGAGCGAGAAATCCTGGCTTATTGCTTTATAAAGATGAATTAGCCGAGTGGGACAAAAATCCCAATATCAATCTTGTCACCACCATCGACCGTCCGGCAGAGGGCTGGACTAAGCACGTCGGCTTTATTCCGTCGATCACAGAACAAATTGCACCATCCTCTGTAAATACCTATGCAGTTGTATGTGGACCGCCGGCAATGATTAAATTTACGCTGCCTGTTTTGGAAAAACTGAATTTCCCTCCTGAACGCATCTATACCTCATTAGAAATGCGGATGAAATGCGGGCTGGGAATCTGCGGCCGCTGCAATATTGGTACTGAATACGTTTGTAAAGACGGTCCGGTTTTTTCGATGGCTCAATTAAAAGAACTGCCTAGCGAATATTAA
- a CDS encoding 4Fe-4S dicluster domain-containing protein has translation MKISKEKFGQSLEALSSDYKIIAPVSEAGGVNFKAVKSFSDIKQDYLNSKLPPKSFFFPQHEKLLSYVKNGKEVTVKNELNAEKTILFGVRPCDAKGLLLIDKVFKNDQYRDPYYYDRRDNTVIIGLACKNIAPTCFCSSMGLSPASSEGADIFLIDLGDSYEVEVITEKGKALFSNLGLSELTAQEQAIVDAIKGAETTSKVDVSTITEKLDKMFNNSYWDTLQEKCLGCNTCSFSCPTCHCFDISEEVRQNSGSRVRTWDACMAPLFTLHGSGHNPRNEQKARWRQRMMHKFNYFVHNNGDIACVGCGRCIRSCPVNMDMRQVIDGVNKAELVVE, from the coding sequence ATGAAGATAAGTAAAGAAAAATTCGGCCAATCCTTAGAGGCTTTGTCCTCAGACTATAAAATCATTGCTCCGGTCAGTGAAGCTGGTGGAGTGAACTTTAAAGCCGTTAAGAGCTTTTCGGACATTAAGCAAGATTATCTGAATTCCAAACTTCCTCCAAAATCTTTCTTCTTCCCCCAACATGAAAAGCTGTTGTCCTATGTCAAAAACGGCAAAGAAGTCACCGTTAAAAACGAGCTGAACGCGGAAAAAACAATTCTTTTCGGAGTAAGACCCTGTGACGCCAAAGGATTGCTCCTGATTGATAAAGTTTTTAAGAACGACCAGTATCGAGATCCCTATTATTATGATCGCCGCGATAATACCGTAATTATCGGCCTGGCTTGTAAAAACATTGCTCCAACCTGTTTCTGCTCATCAATGGGTTTATCTCCGGCCAGCAGCGAAGGGGCCGACATTTTCCTTATTGATTTAGGTGATTCCTACGAAGTAGAAGTGATTACCGAAAAGGGCAAAGCACTGTTCAGTAACCTTGGTCTTAGTGAATTAACCGCACAGGAACAAGCAATTGTTGATGCCATTAAAGGTGCTGAGACAACAAGTAAAGTGGATGTATCGACCATTACTGAAAAACTGGACAAAATGTTCAACAACTCCTATTGGGATACGTTGCAAGAGAAATGCTTAGGTTGCAATACCTGCTCCTTCTCCTGCCCAACCTGCCATTGTTTCGATATTTCCGAAGAAGTACGCCAAAACTCAGGGAGTCGCGTAAGAACCTGGGATGCTTGCATGGCCCCGCTCTTTACTCTGCACGGTTCTGGTCATAATCCTCGCAACGAGCAAAAAGCTCGCTGGCGCCAGCGAATGATGCACAAATTTAATTATTTTGTGCATAACAATGGGGACATAGCCTGTGTTGGCTGCGGCCGCTGTATTCGCAGCTGCCCTGTAAATATGGATATGCGCCAGGTCATTGATGGCGTCAACAAAGCAGAATTGGTGGTGGAATAA
- a CDS encoding 4Fe-4S dicluster domain-containing protein gives MSSVVEDIRKTARQLLADGKVDVVIGYEKGSLPLKATPCFVRTVEDTDKLIWDETCENNLAAFSYKIKGKKAIITKGCDSRALVVLLQENQLTKDDVYIIGVSCQGVIDKRKIENELGEIIEATVADGKISVKGMSGSGEFTFADVKDATCQTCRYPNPVIEDIHLGGTVEVPKEAVLFADVLEMEAKSDKEREAYFGEQMDKCIRCYSCRNACPLCYCQECFVDCNTPRWLTGGVNRAENLFFQAGRVLHLAGRCVDCGACSRACPQGVDIRALNRKMSRDVLEMYNHESGISLDVKPALNEYSGDDPEAFLVKE, from the coding sequence ATGAGTAGTGTCGTGGAAGATATCCGAAAAACAGCCCGCCAATTACTGGCCGACGGAAAAGTCGATGTTGTCATTGGATATGAAAAAGGTTCCTTGCCGCTGAAAGCTACACCTTGCTTTGTCCGTACAGTAGAAGATACAGATAAACTCATTTGGGATGAAACCTGCGAAAATAATTTAGCAGCCTTTTCTTATAAGATTAAGGGGAAGAAGGCTATTATCACTAAAGGATGCGACAGCCGTGCTTTAGTCGTGCTCCTGCAGGAAAACCAATTAACTAAAGACGATGTCTACATCATCGGAGTTTCCTGCCAAGGGGTTATCGACAAGCGGAAGATTGAAAACGAACTCGGGGAAATAATCGAAGCAACGGTAGCTGATGGCAAGATTTCAGTAAAAGGTATGTCAGGCAGCGGAGAATTTACTTTTGCAGATGTTAAGGATGCAACCTGCCAAACCTGCCGTTATCCCAATCCAGTGATCGAAGATATTCACCTTGGCGGAACTGTGGAAGTACCCAAAGAGGCTGTCCTTTTTGCCGACGTTCTGGAGATGGAGGCAAAATCGGATAAAGAACGTGAAGCTTATTTCGGAGAGCAGATGGACAAATGTATTCGCTGCTATTCTTGCCGCAACGCTTGCCCGCTGTGTTACTGCCAGGAATGTTTTGTTGATTGCAATACCCCGCGCTGGTTAACAGGCGGAGTAAACCGGGCCGAAAATCTTTTCTTCCAAGCCGGACGTGTTCTCCATCTGGCCGGACGTTGTGTTGATTGCGGCGCCTGCAGCAGAGCTTGTCCCCAAGGAGTAGATATTCGGGCCTTAAATCGCAAGATGAGCCGTGACGTATTAGAAATGTACAATCATGAATCCGGAATCAGCCTAGATGTTAAGCCAGCTCTTAATGAATACAGCGGGGATGACCCAGAAGCATTTTTGGTAAAGGAGTGA